A single window of Larimichthys crocea isolate SSNF chromosome XII, L_crocea_2.0, whole genome shotgun sequence DNA harbors:
- the slc16a5b gene encoding monocarboxylate transporter 6 isoform X2: protein MTAMLHAGGPLCSMLVERFGCRATVMVGGLLSGLGMVFSSLARTFTDIYITSGITGLGLCFSFQPSVTMMGHYFERRRVFANALSTTGTAVGLSSLPLITNALLGQFGWRGSFLILGGMLLNCCVCGALMRPVASNKPRNSQVWEKTSNLSLQKETKGLKDIIAFLYRHMAFDLLVSNARYRAYTVGVTWTVLGFLLPLLYLVPYATHHNITIDHAAFLMSILGLVNIAVRPMAALVLGMPRFKGSSMIVYVFAGAVLINGLSNCICGAWTSFEALLLYVVTFGLSMSVGSSLLYTVPMDMVEMSLFPSALGLLCMLESLSLLIGPPLAGLLVDLTGQYSYVFYACGVCVSSGGFFLMGSFYFLDSKQDKVEEKKKESMKTPSDLYQKPVVVLAPDCQYVASNGRTSENPVYATSV, encoded by the exons ATGCTGCATGCTGGGG GTCCTCTATGCAGCATGTTAGTGGAGCGTTTTGGTTGCCGGGCAACAGTGATGGTAGGTGGGCTCTTAAGTGGACTGGGCATGGTGTTTTCCTCCCTGGCCAGGACTTTCACTGACATTTACATCACTAGCGGCATCACAG GACTGGGACTCTGCTTCTCTTTCCAGCCATCTGTGACCATGATGGGTCACTACTTTGAGCGACGTCGTGTCTTTGCTAATGCCTTGTCAACCACTGGGACAGCTGTCGGCCTGAGCAGTTTACCCTTAATTACTAATGCCCTGCTCGGTCAGTTTGGCTGGCGTGGCAGCTTCCTGATTCTGGGTGGGATGCTGCTAAACTGTTGTGTATGTGGGGCATTGATGAGGCCCGTTGCATCTAACAAACCCAGAAACTCTCAGGTTTGGGAGAAAACAAGCAATCTCTCCCTGCAGAAGGAGACAAAAGGGCTAAAAGACATTATAGCATTCCTATACAGACATATGGCCTTTGACTTGCTAGTGAGTAATGCTCGCTACCGTGCTTATACTGTGGGTGTGACCTGGACGGTACTGGGATTCCTGTTGCCTCTCTTGTATTTGGTGCCTTATGCTACTCACCATAACATAACAATAGACCATGCCGCCTTCCTGATGTCCATCCTGGGCCTGGTGAACATTGCCGTGCGACCTATGGCTGCCCTTGTGTTGGGCATGCCACGCTTCAAGGGCAGCAGTATGATTGTGTACGTGTTTGCTGGTGCTGTGCTCATTAACGGGCTGAGTAACTGTATCTGCGGAGCGTGGACCTCCTTCGAAGCTCTCCTGCTGTACGTGGTGACCTTTGGTCTATCCATGAGCGTGGGTTCCTCGCTGCTCTACACTGTGCCGATGGACATGGTGGAGATGAGCCTCTTCCCCTCAGCTCTTGGACTTCTCTGCATGCTGGAAAGTTTGTCTCTGCTAATTGGTCCACCACTAGCAG GCCTGTTGGTGGATCTCACCGGCCAGTATTCATACGTCTTCTATGCGTGcggtgtgtgtgtatcctccGGCGGCTTCTTTCTCATGGGCTCCTTCTACTTCCTGGACAGTAAACAAGAtaaggtggaggagaagaagaaggagagtaTGAAGACGCCATCTGATCTCTATCAGAAGCCTGTTGTAGTCCTGGCCCCTGACTGCCAGTACGTTGCCTCAAATGGAAGAACATCAGAAAACCCAGTGTATGCTACCAGTGTGTGA
- the LOC104940305 gene encoding acyl-CoA synthetase family member 2, mitochondrial-like isoform X2, which yields MSAQIYSSLRSCAHSLRSVDGFKHSKTWKLCSTSLLQWCRSVHVDSPPYIPSLTTSYVHGTSSISLLPLTVGQCLDTTAQRWPDREAVVFLQDGIRKTFVQFQQDVDKMAAGLLALGMKRGDRLGVWGPNTYEWILFQFASAKAGIILVSLNPAYQVKELDFTLKKVQCNAVVCPTRFKTQNFCEMLREICPEIGTMPAGMIKSSRVPDMRMVIVTDSRQPGMLHVEDVMQAGESRHHKELMDLQSKLSFDEPINIQFTSGTTGSPKGATLSHHNIVNNAYFAGLRIGYGWRPQVRVCVPVPMYHCFGSVLAGMSMAVHGVTLVFPSSGYNSQANLEAIQSEKCNVVYGTPTMFTDMVSQDLHKFDLSSVEAGLMGGAPCPSEIIRKLKTDMNMKEITIVYGTTENSPLTFMGFPQENEELKLNTVGCIMNHTEAKVVEPTTGEIVPLGTPGELLIRGACVMHGYWDDPEKTSQAISQDRWYRTGDTASLNSLGYCRIEGRLKDMIIRGGENIYPAEIEQFLFTHPKVQEVQ from the exons ATGTCAGCTCAGATTTATTCCTCGCTAAGGTCCTGTGCTCACAGTCTCAGATCTGTGGATGGATTCAAACACAGCAAGACTTGGAAATTATGCAGCACAAGTTTACTCCAGTGGTGTCG GTCAGTCCATGTGGACAGTCCTCCTTACATCCCCTCTCTGACTACTAGCTATGTCCATGGTACATCGTCCATCTCACTGCTCCCACTGACTGTAGGCCAGTGCCTGGACACCACAGCCCAGCGTTGGCCTGACCGTGAAGCTGTGGTCTTCCTGCAAGATGGCATTCGGAAAACCTTTGTGCAGTTTCAGCAAGAT GTtgacaagatggctgcaggtcTGCTTGCTTTGGGTATGAAGCGGGGTGACCGACTTGGGGTTTGGGGGCCGAACACATATGAGTGGATCCTTTTCCAGTTTGCTTCAGCCAAGGCTGGAATTATACTG GTGTCACTGAACCCAGCTTATCAGGTGAAGGAACTGGACTTTACTCTGAAGAAG GTCCAGTGCAACGCAGTGGTCTGCCCTACAcgctttaaaacacaaaacttctGTGAGATGCTGAGGGAGATCTGCCCAGAGATCGGCACGATGCCAGCAGGcatgatcaaaagctccag GGTGCCGGACATGCGGATGGTGATTGTGACAGATAGCAGACAGCCAGGGATGCTCCACGTAGAGGATGTGATGCAAGCAGGGGAGAGTCGGCACCACAAAGAGCTGATGGATCTGCAGAGCAAGCTGTCCTTCGATGAACCCATCAACATTCAGTTCACATCA ggAACTACAGGGAGTCCTAAGGGAGCCACTCTTTCCCATCACAATATTGTAAATAACGCCTACTTTGCGGGTCTCCGAATTGGATATGGATGGAGA CCTCaggtgcgagtgtgtgtgcctgtaccCATGTACCACTGCTTTGGCTCTGTGCTGGCAGGGATGAGCATGGCGGTGCATGGTGTCACGCTGGTTTTCCCATCCTCTGGCTACAACAGCCAAGCCAACCTAGAGGCCATTCAGAGCGAAAA GTGCAACGTTGTCTATGGCACCCCCACAATGTTCACAGACATGGTTAGCCAGGATCTACACAAGTTTGATTTGTCATCAGTTGAAGCTG gCCTCATGGGAGGTGCTCCGTGCCCTTCTGAGATTAtaagaaaactaaaaacagacatgaacatgaaagaGATAACG ATAGTTTATGGAACCACTGAGAACAGCCCGCTTACGTTTATGGGATTTCCACAAGAAAACGAGGAGCTGAAGCTAAATACTGTTGGGTGTATCATGAACCACACTGAG GCTAAAGTGGTGGAACCTACTACTGGGGAGATTGTCCCCCTGGGAACCCCAGGAGAGCTGCTGATCAGAGGAGCGTGTGTGATGCATGGATACTGGGATGATCCTGAGAAAACCAGTCAGGCTATCTCCCAGGACCGCTGGTACAGAACTGg CGACACAgccagtctgaacagtctgggATACTGTCGCATTGAAGGACGCTTAAAGGACATGATCATCCGAGGAGGGGAGAACATCTACCCCGCTGAGATTGAACAATTTCTCTTCACACATCCCAAAGTACAGGAGGTGCAG TGA
- the LOC104940305 gene encoding acyl-CoA synthetase family member 2, mitochondrial-like isoform X1 translates to MSAQIYSSLRSCAHSLRSVDGFKHSKTWKLCSTSLLQWCRSVHVDSPPYIPSLTTSYVHGTSSISLLPLTVGQCLDTTAQRWPDREAVVFLQDGIRKTFVQFQQDVDKMAAGLLALGMKRGDRLGVWGPNTYEWILFQFASAKAGIILVSLNPAYQVKELDFTLKKVQCNAVVCPTRFKTQNFCEMLREICPEIGTMPAGMIKSSRVPDMRMVIVTDSRQPGMLHVEDVMQAGESRHHKELMDLQSKLSFDEPINIQFTSGTTGSPKGATLSHHNIVNNAYFAGLRIGYGWRPQVRVCVPVPMYHCFGSVLAGMSMAVHGVTLVFPSSGYNSQANLEAIQSEKCNVVYGTPTMFTDMVSQDLHKFDLSSVEAGLMGGAPCPSEIIRKLKTDMNMKEITIVYGTTENSPLTFMGFPQENEELKLNTVGCIMNHTEAKVVEPTTGEIVPLGTPGELLIRGACVMHGYWDDPEKTSQAISQDRWYRTGDTASLNSLGYCRIEGRLKDMIIRGGENIYPAEIEQFLFTHPKVQEVQVVGVKDERLGEQVCACVRLKEGQTSSAEEIRVFCKGQISHFKIPHYVLFVDSYPLTASGKIKKNALKEKMEEKLGL, encoded by the exons ATGTCAGCTCAGATTTATTCCTCGCTAAGGTCCTGTGCTCACAGTCTCAGATCTGTGGATGGATTCAAACACAGCAAGACTTGGAAATTATGCAGCACAAGTTTACTCCAGTGGTGTCG GTCAGTCCATGTGGACAGTCCTCCTTACATCCCCTCTCTGACTACTAGCTATGTCCATGGTACATCGTCCATCTCACTGCTCCCACTGACTGTAGGCCAGTGCCTGGACACCACAGCCCAGCGTTGGCCTGACCGTGAAGCTGTGGTCTTCCTGCAAGATGGCATTCGGAAAACCTTTGTGCAGTTTCAGCAAGAT GTtgacaagatggctgcaggtcTGCTTGCTTTGGGTATGAAGCGGGGTGACCGACTTGGGGTTTGGGGGCCGAACACATATGAGTGGATCCTTTTCCAGTTTGCTTCAGCCAAGGCTGGAATTATACTG GTGTCACTGAACCCAGCTTATCAGGTGAAGGAACTGGACTTTACTCTGAAGAAG GTCCAGTGCAACGCAGTGGTCTGCCCTACAcgctttaaaacacaaaacttctGTGAGATGCTGAGGGAGATCTGCCCAGAGATCGGCACGATGCCAGCAGGcatgatcaaaagctccag GGTGCCGGACATGCGGATGGTGATTGTGACAGATAGCAGACAGCCAGGGATGCTCCACGTAGAGGATGTGATGCAAGCAGGGGAGAGTCGGCACCACAAAGAGCTGATGGATCTGCAGAGCAAGCTGTCCTTCGATGAACCCATCAACATTCAGTTCACATCA ggAACTACAGGGAGTCCTAAGGGAGCCACTCTTTCCCATCACAATATTGTAAATAACGCCTACTTTGCGGGTCTCCGAATTGGATATGGATGGAGA CCTCaggtgcgagtgtgtgtgcctgtaccCATGTACCACTGCTTTGGCTCTGTGCTGGCAGGGATGAGCATGGCGGTGCATGGTGTCACGCTGGTTTTCCCATCCTCTGGCTACAACAGCCAAGCCAACCTAGAGGCCATTCAGAGCGAAAA GTGCAACGTTGTCTATGGCACCCCCACAATGTTCACAGACATGGTTAGCCAGGATCTACACAAGTTTGATTTGTCATCAGTTGAAGCTG gCCTCATGGGAGGTGCTCCGTGCCCTTCTGAGATTAtaagaaaactaaaaacagacatgaacatgaaagaGATAACG ATAGTTTATGGAACCACTGAGAACAGCCCGCTTACGTTTATGGGATTTCCACAAGAAAACGAGGAGCTGAAGCTAAATACTGTTGGGTGTATCATGAACCACACTGAG GCTAAAGTGGTGGAACCTACTACTGGGGAGATTGTCCCCCTGGGAACCCCAGGAGAGCTGCTGATCAGAGGAGCGTGTGTGATGCATGGATACTGGGATGATCCTGAGAAAACCAGTCAGGCTATCTCCCAGGACCGCTGGTACAGAACTGg CGACACAgccagtctgaacagtctgggATACTGTCGCATTGAAGGACGCTTAAAGGACATGATCATCCGAGGAGGGGAGAACATCTACCCCGCTGAGATTGAACAATTTCTCTTCACACATCCCAAAGTACAGGAGGTGCAG GTGGTTGGAGTGAAAGATGAGAGGCTGGGTGAGCAGGTGTGTGCCTGCGTCAGACTGAAGGAGGGCCAGACCTCCAGTGCAGAGGAGATAAGAGTGTTCTGCAAAGGCCAG ATCTCTCACTTCAAGATCCCACACTATGTGCTCTTTGTAGATAGCTACCCTCTGACAGCCTCTGGAAAG atcaAGAAGAATGCATtaaaggagaagatggaggagaaatTAGGTCTTTAA